From the Kribbella sp. CA-293567 genome, the window TTGCCGTTCTCGTCGGTGAAGGCCTCCAGCTTCAGCGAGTCGAACAGCTGCTTGGCCCGGGGCAGCCCCGACCAGGTCTGGAAGTCCGCCGAGGTGGCCGGTCCGAACGCCTCCAGATAACGGACGGCCAGCTCGTCGGGTACCGCGGCCCGGCGTAGCTTCTTGCCGATCCACTGCTCGGCCGGTGTGAACGGCGCGTTGGCCGTCCAGCCCCAGCGGGTGTCGGCCGGCGAGATGACCAGCGGCACCAGCATTCGCGTGCAGAAGCCGAGCGCCCGGTCGTTCACCTCGGGGAACTGCTTCTGCAGGGCGTCCCGCACCTCGGTGAACGTCAACGGCCGCACCGCCAGCAGTTGGCGCGCCGCGGCGGCGACCTTCTCGGGCTCCAGTCCCGCGGCCCGATCGCCGAGCAGCTTCAGTCCGGCCTCCAGCACGGGGCTGAGCGTGTTCCGGAACCGCAGGTAGTCCTCGGCGGTAATCAGGTGCAGGGTGCCGCGGAAGAGCGTGGCCCGCACCACTTCCCGGGCCTCGACCGCGGCGGTGAGGTCGCCGTCGGTGAAGCCGGCCAGGCGGGTCCACAGTCCGACGTACGGGTGCTTGGGCTCTTGGCCCTGCAGTCCCGCGAGCTGCGTGACCGCCTGCGGGACAGAGAGGTCGCTCCGCTCCAGCAACAGCTGCCTGGCCAGCGTCGCGCGGTTGATCGCCCGCGGGCTGAGGGTGGTCATGCGGAGGTGACGCGCGTCTGGGCGACGCGGTCGGGGTAGGTGGGACGGCCGCGGAGGATCGCGGCGGCCTGCAGTCCGAGGGCCAGATAGGCGCCTCCGGCGAGCACCGCGCCTCGCCGGGTGTTGTCGGCCCGGAACTCCCAGACCGCCTGGTGGCCCAGTTCCCAGGGCAGTGCTGTTTTGAGCAGCGATCGAGTCAGAGCCTGCGCGTACGACGGCAGTTCCGCACCCGCCTCATCACGCAGGGTGAGCTTCATGGCCCGCTTGCCCAGTGATCCGCCTGCCGCTTCGGTGGCCGCCAGAGCGGCACTCAGCGGCAACGTCAGACCCGCCGCGACCAGCAGCCGGACCTTCTTCGGTGACGGCTCAGGGAGTGGCCGGCCCGGGTGCCGGCGCCGCCGCAGAACTGCGGTCACCGCCAGCAGGCCGAGCGGAACGGCCATGGAGGTGTAATCGATTGCCGTGGCAAAGCCGCGCCGTGCAGTCAGCATGGCCGAACATTACGCCACGTCCGCCCGGCCATCGATCGAACCGGTGGCGGGCCGCCCGGATTCGCGCCACGCGCCGACTGGACAAATTCCGGAGCTCGTGAATTCCGCGACCAAATGAGCATTTGAAATGAATATTTCAGCTTTGTTCGGACGCAGGTTTCATGGTGACTCTCTGTCCTGCGTTTTCCCTTGTCTGCTTGACGATCTGTTGACGAAAATGAGCAGAGCAAAAGATCTTCTCGCCGTCCGAGAATTGTTCTGTTAGCCTCTTGCCCGGCTGGGGAGCCTGAATTCATCGCAGTTCGTGCGATGGGTTCTCTCTGTTCATGTAACAGACTCGAAAGGCAGGTTCTCGTGGCCACCGAGACCGCTCAGTCACGCCCGCCGGCAGTCGCCAGGGCGGCCGCCACCGTCGAGGTCAGCGGGGTGCGGAAGGCGTTCGGCAAGGTCGAAGCGCTGCGCGGCGTCAGCCTGGAAGTGCTGCCCGGACAGGTCTACGGACTGCTCGGCCCGAACGGCGCCGGCAAGACCACCCTGTTGCGGATCCTGCTCGGCCTGGTCCGCCCCGACGGCGGCTCGGTGAGCGTGCTCGGCCAACCGCCCGGTACGCCGGACGCGCTGCGCCGCACGGGCGCCCTGATCGAGACTCCCGCCTTCATCCCGCACCTGTCCGGCCGGACGAACCTCCAGGTCCTGGCCAGAGCCAGAGGACTGCCCGACGCCGAGGTCGACCGAGTCCTCGAGGTCGTCGAGCTCCAGCACCGTGGCGGTGACCGCTTCACCGGCTACTCACTGGGCATGGGCCAGCGGCTCGGCGTCGCGGCGGCGCTGCTCGGTGGTCCGGAGCTGCTGATCCTGGACGAGCCGACCAACGGCCTCGACCCCGAAGGCGTCGCCTCGATGCGTTCGCTGGTGCGAAGCCTCGGCGCGGCCGGGACGACGGTGCTGTTCTCCTCGCACCAGCTCGGCGAGGTGCAGCAGATCTGCGACCGGGTGGTGGTGATCGACCGCGGTCTGGTGATCGCCGACGACACCGTGACCGCGATCAGGGACCAGCCGGGCAGCGTCGCGCTCGACCTGTGGGCGACGCCCGCCGACCAGGCCGGCCGGGTCCTCGCCGAGTACGCCGGCCGGACACCTGTCGAGACAGGCGATCCGGGCGACCGGC encodes:
- a CDS encoding winged helix DNA-binding domain-containing protein — translated: MTTLSPRAINRATLARQLLLERSDLSVPQAVTQLAGLQGQEPKHPYVGLWTRLAGFTDGDLTAAVEAREVVRATLFRGTLHLITAEDYLRFRNTLSPVLEAGLKLLGDRAAGLEPEKVAAAARQLLAVRPLTFTEVRDALQKQFPEVNDRALGFCTRMLVPLVISPADTRWGWTANAPFTPAEQWIGKKLRRAAVPDELAVRYLEAFGPATSADFQTWSGLPRAKQLFDSLKLEAFTDENGKTLYDVPDSPRPDPDTVAPVRFLPEFDNLLLAHAKRQRIIADEHRSAVFTKNLRVKSTYLVDGLVAGLWSSERKRGVATLTLTSFGRTPKKTAAELEREGTALLGFLEPDAKTYAVVTAS
- a CDS encoding RDD family protein, whose product is MLTARRGFATAIDYTSMAVPLGLLAVTAVLRRRRHPGRPLPEPSPKKVRLLVAAGLTLPLSAALAATEAAGGSLGKRAMKLTLRDEAGAELPSYAQALTRSLLKTALPWELGHQAVWEFRADNTRRGAVLAGGAYLALGLQAAAILRGRPTYPDRVAQTRVTSA